One stretch of Methanoregula sp. DNA includes these proteins:
- the hdrC gene encoding CoB--CoM heterodisulfide reductase subunit C: MERTKGYPAALDKKLQDTRLYLEDSNPEFTKNVKAISRTNAHMCYQCGTCTGSCPSAPRSSYRIRKFMRRAVLGLENESLVDPDLWLCTTCYSCSDRCPRDIIPTDVIMAMRNLAFKRDIVPVNFLKTVTAIYASGHGVPNNDVNRAAREKIGLSRDPPTTHSYPEYLPAIRKILDHYKLKANADRIIKEREG; the protein is encoded by the coding sequence ATGGAACGAACAAAAGGTTACCCAGCAGCGCTGGATAAGAAACTTCAGGACACGAGACTTTATCTTGAGGACTCAAACCCTGAATTCACCAAGAACGTGAAAGCCATCTCACGCACGAATGCCCATATGTGCTACCAGTGCGGAACCTGTACCGGCTCCTGCCCTTCGGCTCCCCGGAGTTCTTACCGCATCCGCAAGTTTATGAGGAGAGCGGTGCTCGGGCTTGAGAATGAATCATTAGTCGATCCGGATCTCTGGCTCTGCACTACCTGTTACAGCTGTTCAGACCGGTGTCCAAGGGATATCATCCCCACCGATGTCATCATGGCCATGAGGAACCTCGCATTTAAGAGGGATATCGTCCCGGTCAACTTCTTAAAGACCGTTACGGCAATCTATGCATCAGGTCACGGTGTGCCAAACAACGATGTCAACCGTGCAGCCCGCGAGAAGATCGGCCTGTCCCGCGATCCGCCGACCACCCACTCGTATCCGGAGTATTTACCCGCGATCAGGAAGATCCTTGACCACTACAAGCTCAAGGCCAATGCCGACCGTATCATCAAGGAGAGGGAGGGATAA
- the hdrB gene encoding CoB--CoM heterodisulfide reductase subunit B, which produces MSESGAKHKFAFYLGCIAPNRYPGVESASIKAMKKLGVELVPLKGASCCPAPGAFGSIDLNVFYAMAARNLVLAEQMKMDIALVCNGCYKSIWEVNHKLKHNKDLRDAVNEVLKEVDMEYKGTINVYHTAELLYNDKFIGVDKVRDSVTNPLTGARIAVHYGCHLVKPHKDREFEKEVMLNTEHPVWMEELVAALGATPVEYRNKMQCCGAGGGVRGYDIVHALDITNEKLINLQEEKVDALTDICPFCQLQFDRGQIEIQEKFGVSYNLPVLHFAELLGLAQGMSPQDLGLDLHGISCESFLQKVL; this is translated from the coding sequence ATGTCAGAATCAGGCGCAAAACACAAGTTTGCATTCTATCTTGGATGCATTGCCCCCAACCGGTATCCCGGTGTCGAATCCGCCTCTATCAAGGCAATGAAAAAACTCGGCGTTGAACTTGTTCCTCTCAAGGGCGCAAGCTGCTGTCCTGCACCGGGCGCATTCGGATCCATTGATCTCAATGTGTTCTATGCAATGGCGGCACGGAACCTCGTCCTTGCCGAGCAGATGAAGATGGACATTGCACTCGTCTGCAACGGATGCTACAAGTCGATCTGGGAAGTCAACCACAAGCTCAAGCACAACAAGGACCTCCGCGATGCCGTCAATGAGGTGCTCAAGGAAGTAGATATGGAGTACAAAGGTACTATCAACGTCTACCACACCGCCGAACTCCTCTACAACGATAAGTTCATCGGTGTTGACAAGGTCCGCGACAGTGTCACAAACCCGCTGACCGGTGCCCGCATCGCTGTCCACTACGGCTGCCACCTCGTCAAACCCCACAAGGACCGGGAGTTTGAAAAAGAAGTCATGTTAAACACCGAGCATCCCGTATGGATGGAAGAACTGGTTGCTGCACTCGGTGCAACTCCGGTTGAATACCGCAACAAGATGCAGTGCTGCGGGGCCGGTGGCGGTGTCCGTGGTTACGATATCGTCCATGCACTCGATATCACCAACGAGAAGCTGATCAATTTACAAGAGGAGAAGGTAGATGCCCTCACGGATATCTGCCCGTTCTGTCAGCTCCAGTTCGACCGTGGTCAGATTGAGATTCAGGAAAAGTTCGGTGTCAGCTACAACCTGCCCGTTCTTCACTTCGCTGAACTCCTCGGCCTGGCACAGGGAATGAGTCCACAGGACCTCGGGCTCGATCTCCATGGAATCAGCTGCGAATCATTCCTTCAGAAGGTGCTGTGA
- a CDS encoding hydrogenase iron-sulfur subunit, whose translation MSAPGNFKIPERGPGIWQPKIIGLLCNWCSYAGADLAGGGRIQYPPDVRVVRVMCTGRLDALFVLKAFADGADGVLVSGCHFGDCHYLEGNYKAAKRMFMVKRLMKSIGLDDRRFRMTFVSASEGAKWASVITDVVNTVTELGPSPLTEFKK comes from the coding sequence ATGTCAGCTCCTGGAAATTTCAAGATCCCCGAACGCGGACCCGGTATCTGGCAACCCAAGATCATCGGTCTTCTCTGTAACTGGTGCTCGTATGCCGGTGCAGACCTTGCCGGTGGCGGCCGTATCCAGTACCCACCCGACGTCAGGGTCGTCCGTGTCATGTGTACCGGACGCCTCGACGCACTGTTTGTCCTGAAGGCTTTTGCCGATGGCGCAGACGGTGTACTCGTATCAGGTTGTCACTTCGGAGACTGCCACTACCTTGAGGGCAACTACAAGGCAGCAAAGCGGATGTTCATGGTCAAGCGCCTGATGAAAAGCATCGGCCTCGATGACCGCCGCTTCAGGATGACGTTCGTCTCTGCATCAGAAGGTGCGAAGTGGGCATCGGTCATTACTGATGTGGTCAACACGGTTACGGAACTGGGACCCAGTCCCTTGACCGAGTTCAAAAAATAA
- a CDS encoding CoB--CoM heterodisulfide reductase iron-sulfur subunit A family protein, whose product MVEKKKTTTKKTETKKQDTKKAAPVKQEVKKQAPAAKPAATGSTTQQKPRVGVFICHCGTNIAGSMDINAVQEYVKTVPNVAYVDNYKYMCSMPGQAVINKAIHDNKLTGVVVAACSPRLHEPTFRTATKEGGLNPFRFEMANIREQNSWVHMHDQVGSTDKAKDAIRIAVAKASLLQDLFPKTVPVEKAAMVVGAGVAGMQAALDLSAAGIKTYLIESDTSIGGRMSQLDKTFPTLDCSQCILTPKMVDVGRESLIDLYTYSEVHEVEGYIGNFDVTIRKKARGVLTPQEAEARGIVGGGCNGCGDCETICPVVKPNEFEMGMKPRKAIYINHPQVVPLLYTIDFNSCVKCGLCVTACGPEKKAIDLEAKDEFVKVKVGTAILATGYELFPIEKKEEWGYKRFENVITGLEFERLICASGPTGGHLVRPSDGETPKKVAFVLCAGSRDNTGVGKPYCSRFCCMYSLKHAHQIIEKIPGCTPYLFYMDIRSFGKAYEEFYYRIQDEGAKFIRGRVANILEDAKTKKLHVMTDDTLLDRPVDIEVDMVVLASAVQPSADTNRTRKLFGVSCSMDGWLLEAHPKLNPCGTTTAGVFLAGVCQGPKDIPDTVASAEGAASAASIPIHKGEVELEPYFASCIDEKCAGCGMCVNLCPYSALALVEKDGRTVMEVTEAKCKGCGTCGGFCPGGAIWMNHFATPQIVAQIDAFLLGGEQ is encoded by the coding sequence ATGGTAGAAAAGAAGAAAACAACCACCAAAAAGACCGAGACCAAAAAGCAGGATACAAAGAAGGCGGCCCCCGTGAAACAGGAAGTTAAGAAACAGGCCCCGGCTGCAAAGCCGGCAGCAACCGGCAGCACCACCCAGCAGAAGCCCAGGGTCGGTGTGTTCATCTGCCACTGTGGTACAAACATCGCTGGATCGATGGATATCAATGCCGTGCAGGAATATGTAAAAACCGTCCCGAATGTAGCCTATGTTGACAACTACAAGTACATGTGCTCGATGCCCGGGCAGGCTGTGATTAACAAGGCAATCCATGACAACAAGCTTACCGGTGTCGTAGTCGCTGCATGCTCTCCCCGTCTCCACGAGCCAACCTTCAGGACAGCAACCAAGGAAGGCGGCTTAAACCCGTTCCGGTTCGAGATGGCGAACATCCGTGAGCAGAACTCATGGGTGCATATGCATGACCAGGTAGGATCCACGGACAAGGCAAAGGACGCAATCCGTATTGCCGTTGCAAAAGCATCACTCCTCCAGGATCTGTTCCCAAAGACTGTCCCGGTCGAAAAGGCGGCAATGGTCGTCGGCGCCGGTGTGGCAGGTATGCAGGCAGCACTCGATCTCTCTGCCGCAGGCATCAAGACATACCTGATTGAGTCCGATACCAGTATCGGCGGGCGCATGTCCCAGCTGGACAAGACGTTCCCGACGCTCGATTGTTCCCAGTGTATCTTAACCCCCAAGATGGTGGATGTCGGTAGGGAGTCCTTAATCGATCTGTACACCTACTCGGAAGTTCATGAAGTCGAAGGGTACATCGGCAACTTTGATGTAACCATCCGCAAGAAAGCCCGTGGTGTGCTCACCCCCCAGGAAGCAGAAGCCCGCGGTATTGTCGGTGGCGGCTGTAACGGTTGCGGTGACTGTGAAACAATCTGCCCGGTTGTCAAGCCCAACGAGTTCGAAATGGGTATGAAGCCGAGAAAGGCGATCTATATCAACCACCCGCAGGTCGTTCCCCTGCTCTACACCATTGACTTCAATTCCTGTGTCAAGTGCGGGCTCTGCGTGACTGCGTGCGGTCCCGAGAAGAAGGCAATCGATCTCGAAGCCAAGGACGAGTTTGTCAAGGTCAAGGTAGGTACTGCCATCCTTGCTACCGGGTACGAACTCTTCCCGATTGAGAAGAAAGAGGAATGGGGATACAAGCGGTTCGAGAACGTTATCACCGGTCTCGAATTCGAGCGGCTCATCTGTGCATCCGGTCCAACCGGCGGGCACCTGGTCCGCCCGAGCGATGGCGAAACCCCCAAGAAAGTCGCATTCGTGCTCTGTGCAGGTTCCCGTGACAACACCGGTGTCGGCAAGCCCTACTGTTCACGGTTCTGCTGCATGTATTCGCTGAAACATGCCCACCAGATCATCGAGAAGATTCCGGGATGCACGCCCTATCTCTTCTACATGGATATCCGGTCATTCGGTAAGGCCTACGAAGAGTTCTATTACCGTATCCAGGATGAAGGAGCAAAGTTCATCCGGGGCCGTGTCGCAAACATCCTTGAAGATGCCAAGACAAAGAAACTCCACGTCATGACCGACGACACACTGCTCGACCGCCCGGTCGATATCGAAGTCGACATGGTCGTGCTCGCATCTGCAGTACAGCCCTCGGCTGACACGAACCGAACCCGCAAGCTCTTCGGTGTATCCTGTTCGATGGACGGCTGGCTGTTGGAAGCCCACCCGAAATTAAACCCGTGCGGTACAACAACTGCCGGTGTCTTCCTTGCCGGTGTCTGCCAGGGACCAAAAGATATCCCCGACACGGTAGCATCTGCTGAAGGTGCAGCATCTGCAGCAAGTATCCCGATCCACAAGGGAGAAGTCGAACTCGAACCATACTTTGCCAGCTGCATTGATGAGAAATGCGCAGGCTGCGGTATGTGTGTGAACCTTTGCCCGTACAGCGCGCTTGCGCTTGTTGAGAAAGATGGTCGCACGGTAATGGAAGTAACCGAAGCCAAGTGTAAAGGCTGCGGAACCTGTGGTGGCTTCTGCCCCGGTGGTGCAATCTGGATGAACCACTTTGCAACCCCCCAGATCGTGGCGCAGATAGATGCATTCCTCCTCGGAGGTGAGCAGTAA